The DNA segment CTCGGCGGGCTGCACGGCGGGCTCAGGGTCGCGCGCGTACAGGAACGACGTCAGCAGGTTCACGTAGGTGCCGGCGATCGGCACGCTCACGTCATAGACCGGATCGACCTGGTTGCGGCAGTAGCGACGGTCCAGCGCGTAGCCCTTCCGGGCGTGCTTGTCGAACTCGCGCGACTCCTTGATGCGTTTGTGCCAGTTGGCTACGTCTGCCTCTTCCTGTGCCAGCGCCTGGGCCTGCGCCTCGCGCTCTGCGTCGGCTGCCTGCTCGGCCGCCAGTGCGTCGTTGAAGCTGTCGGCGGTGGGCATGGTCACAGGGCGGATCTCCTACGTTCGGCGAGTGAGGGCTGGTCGGAGTGCTCCAACCACTGGCGGCTATGGGGCACCAGCACCCGAGGCCGTTCAATGGACGGTCGGTCGCGCGCGCTCACTGCGGCGGGGAATTTGCTGTGGATGAAGTAGCCCAGTGCGTCCGGCGGATGGTCGAAACCGGTCGTCTTGTCGGGCAGCCCGTTGGCGTCGTAAGGCTGTTTCTCCAGCGCCTCGGTGAGCTTCGGGCAGTTACGCACATTCACCAGGAAGCGACGGCTGCGCTTGGCGTTGAGGATCATGGCGTTGACGCTTACCACCCGCGAGCGGATGCGCGGGTTGGCCGCCGGCACCACGATGGTCATCGACCTTTCGGCGCGGATCAGGCCCAGGTCGGACGTGCTGGCGTTGTTGGTGTGCTGGCTGTCGCCGCTGGCGTCCGGGTAGATCGTCATGCGGTGACCGCCGTACTGGTCCCGCAGCGCCTGGATCATCGCCGGTGTGTCGCGGATGCCGGTCAGCTCGGCCAGCGCCATCGGCTCGCCGTCGCGGATCACGCAGATGATGGCCGTCATGTTCAGCACGTTGAAGTCCATGCCGATGTGCAGCGCCTCGCCGTCCTGGATCTCGGCCGTCGTGTTGTTGGCGGTGCGGGAGAACGCCGGATACACAGACCCGGTGGTCAGGTTGACGAACATCCCATCGATGTAGGCCTGCACCAGCTGCGGCGGGTAGCTCTCGAACAGCGACTGGATGTAGTCGTCGGGCAGGTTGGCCTCGTTGTCGTAGGTGCTGGCGTGCACCAGGCCGTACAGCGCCTGCAGCTTCGGGTTCTCGCTGGGCAGCTGGTGGAACTGCTCGTAGACGAAGTTGAACCCCTCGGGGGTGGTCGTCACATCGATGCCGTTCTGCAGGCCGTCGGCCTTCACGCGCAGGCGGGCGATGATCTTGCGCCAGGCGTCCTGGGCCTTCCGCTTCTTCAGGGTGTCGATCTCATCGACCAGGGCCTTGCCGACCTTGAAGCCGACGATGCTGGCCGGGTTGTCCATCGACCGGCAGATGATCGTGCCGCGGTACTGGCGGCCTGAGTACAGGTGGGCCTCCTTGTTCGACTCGACAATGCGCGCGCGCAGCCCCCAGTCGAAGGCCACTTCCTCGATGGTCGGATAGAAGATGTCGCGGATCTGCGGATAGCTGGGCGCGAAGTAG comes from the Stenotrophomonas maltophilia genome and includes:
- a CDS encoding phage terminase large subunit, with protein sequence MPTLNEPQAAFLQLPHKFRAFVGGFGSGKTWVGCGSLCSHVWTHPRVPAGYFAPSYPQIRDIFYPTIEEVAFDWGLRARIVESNKEAHLYSGRQYRGTIICRSMDNPASIVGFKVGKALVDEIDTLKKRKAQDAWRKIIARLRVKADGLQNGIDVTTTPEGFNFVYEQFHQLPSENPKLQALYGLVHASTYDNEANLPDDYIQSLFESYPPQLVQAYIDGMFVNLTTGSVYPAFSRTANNTTAEIQDGEALHIGMDFNVLNMTAIICVIRDGEPMALAELTGIRDTPAMIQALRDQYGGHRMTIYPDASGDSQHTNNASTSDLGLIRAERSMTIVVPAANPRIRSRVVSVNAMILNAKRSRRFLVNVRNCPKLTEALEKQPYDANGLPDKTTGFDHPPDALGYFIHSKFPAAVSARDRPSIERPRVLVPHSRQWLEHSDQPSLAERRRSAL